In Pseudomonas abieticivorans, the genomic window TGGTGCTGGCATTAAGCCGGTATTCAGTTCAATATTTGTCACAGAATTGACGCCAAGGATCTGGCGACCTTCAGGCATCATAGGGGCCCTATCCACAATTCAGGTTGAACATTTTGCCGTAGCGACGGTCGTACTCACATCGTGCGGCCAATTTCGAGAACCGCTCCCCCTGAACTAAATCGGTCATATATATGCGCCCAATGAAACAGGCTATTTACTCCAGCCGTACCGCTGACAAATTCGTCGTACGTCTTCCAGACGGTATGCGTGAGCGTATTGCCGAGGTAGCTCGTAATCATCACCGCAGCATGAACTCCGAAATCATCGCACGCCTTGAGCAAAGCCTGATCCAGGAAGGCGCTCTGGGTGATGACCTGAGCATGCGGCTCGATAGCCCAGAGCTATCTTTGCACGAACGCGAGTTGCTCCAGCGTTTCCGTCAGTTGTCCCATCGGCAACAGAATGCCTTGGTGGCTTTGATCGCCCATGATGCGGAAATGGCAGCCGACGCTTCCTGACTTCTGCTACCCGGCCTGAGTCAGGGCCGGGCACAAAAAAACGCTCAATGCACCGCATCGAGCGTTTTTTTATGCCTTGAATTCCATTCAAGCCAGTGAACAGGTCAGGAGCAGCCCTTGCCGTTCACACCAAGCCATTGCGTTGGGCCAACTCGATCAGGTCGACCAGTGAGCGAGCATTGAGCTTGAGTAATAACCGGGTTTTGTAAGTGCTGACGGTTTTGTTACTGAGAAACATGCCATCGGCGATTTCCTTGTTGCTCTTGCCCCTGGCTAACTGCTCCAACACCATCATCTCGCGACCTGACAAGCGTTCGACCATATCGGCCTCGCTGGCATTGCCAAGGCTGGTACGCACCGAATGCAGCGCCTGGTTGGGAAAATAGCTGTAGCCGGACAATACCGCCTTGATGGCGCTGAGCAACTCGGTCAGGTCCTGCTCCTTGCACACATAGCCCGCCGCCCCACCTTGCATGCAGCGCATGGAAAAATGCCCCGGCGTCTGCGACGTCAACACCAGCACCTTCATGGGCTGCTGGTTATGCTGGTTGGCCGTCAGCCGGGCGATGACCTCCAATCCGTCAAGCTTGGGTATCTTGATATCGAGTATGACGATATCCGGTTCATGCTCACGAGCAAGCTGCAAGGCATCCACACCATTGTCCGTCTCTGCAATCACCTGATAACCATGACGCTCCATCAGCATGCGTACAGCAAGGCGAATGATGGGATGATCATCCACGATCAGCACTTTATTCATGGGCAAATCCAATTTTCGCTGTTCGAATTTTTAGAGCCCGCACAATAGCCTAGTCCTTGGCCACTTTGCATTGGGCTCCCTCCAACCACCAACAGGCAAAGACCTTCCCTACAACCAAGCAAGAATAGTCCTACAAAGACCTCAGTTCAGGACCTTTCACCAGATATTTCAGACAACCGGTGGCTCCACATTTGCACTCTTTACCTGCGCCAAAGCATTGCACACTCTGACAAGTGACATCAAACATGAAGGGTGCCTCAACCCGTTCAACCTGTTTCACACAAGCCACCGGATAAATTATGGCGCTGCGCCTGCAGGTGGCAAGCGGATCGTCACGTATTGGTTCCCTATTGATCTGAACAGCCCAAAGACCGACTTTTAGCCATGCCCCCGATCAAAGGGTAAAAATATTTATTCATACATCATGAAACGAACAAGAACTTACAATTGAAATTTATCGTTACTGAATGGCGCCTCTTGCGAAAGGAATCACCCCATGCCCGACCTCCCCAAAAGCACCAAGAGCCCCCTGACCATCATCGCCATCTTCGCCGCGATCGTAGAAGCTTCGGCGCTGGCCTCCCTGCCCTTCCTCAAAGAGCAAAGCCAGGACATTTATACGTGGTTCCTGGTGGGCTTCCCGCCCTTCTTGACACTGCTTTTTTTCATCACCTTAAACTTCAACTACAAAGTATTCTATTCACCGTCGGACTTCAGTAATGAAACAGACTTCCTGACTATTTATGACAAGGCATTGCA contains:
- a CDS encoding Arc family DNA-binding protein; protein product: MRPMKQAIYSSRTADKFVVRLPDGMRERIAEVARNHHRSMNSEIIARLEQSLIQEGALGDDLSMRLDSPELSLHERELLQRFRQLSHRQQNALVALIAHDAEMAADAS
- a CDS encoding response regulator transcription factor, with the protein product MNKVLIVDDHPIIRLAVRMLMERHGYQVIAETDNGVDALQLAREHEPDIVILDIKIPKLDGLEVIARLTANQHNQQPMKVLVLTSQTPGHFSMRCMQGGAAGYVCKEQDLTELLSAIKAVLSGYSYFPNQALHSVRTSLGNASEADMVERLSGREMMVLEQLARGKSNKEIADGMFLSNKTVSTYKTRLLLKLNARSLVDLIELAQRNGLV